The Lycium barbarum isolate Lr01 chromosome 11, ASM1917538v2, whole genome shotgun sequence genome contains the following window.
TATGCAATTTTGGAAATCCGGCGCCAATCTTGGACCTGCTTTATTTTTTTATGTGTTTCCATGTGAGGTCCATATCTGCACATTATTTTCCATTTCCTCTCCACCACTAATATTCTTTTAGTTAGAGGCAAAATCAAGatttaatctatatatataagtTGAAGATTATGAATTCTTTCAAAATATGGGTTCAAAATATGAAATAATGTTTATACTAATTTCAAGAGTTCTCACACATGTGCACACCAGATATTCACGATAAAACATATTGAATTCTTTTTCGAATAGGcctgaaagaaaaaagaaagttgAATTTAACGAATGTATTTTATACTGAATTTATGATAATCCTCATTGTGGGGACATCTAATGCCAAAATTACTGAATGGGTAAATGATCAATCTATGGACTATGTAATGTTGTACCTTATCTGTTGAGTTAGCGGGCCCCTTGTGGGAGGTTCACTATTaaaaactactttttttttatttaaaatttaaattgttAAACCCATCCCGTAAACTATGCTTTTATAACCACTCTGACCAAATTCAATTCACCACCTTTTTATTTGTCCATGTTTTAAGCTTTATGTTTCAGAGTCTTGCATAAAAAGGCATAATCTTTCATTATTATGTACCCTAAAAGTTCCTAACTAGTACAACACAACTCCAACACCTCAGCCACTTCTATATATACCCACTCAATTAAGCTCGTCATTTTTATTCTCAACATTCCATACTTCTCTTCATTTCACTAACAAACATTTCTTGTACTAGAGACAATATGGCTCCTTTAGGAGACAATAAAGACAATGTTGTTGTTTCAAATTTGAAACTTGAAAGAATGCTTAGTATGAAGGGAGGCAAAGGAGAAGCTAGCTATGTCAATAACTCTCAAGCTCAGGTCCTTTTTTTTTGGTCTTTAATTATCACTCtttatgtaatttttttaaatctttttgcaAACTAATCTTCCACTTATGCCTATCTAACTACGATTTAGATGGACATTTGAAGTTTGAACGAGTCAAGTGCTAGTcatttaattttcaaaaaaaaaaaaaaaatagcctgAATAATAAGTATTATGTAACAAcgagattttttttaattactaaCGAAAAAAGGATAATGACAATCAGACTTACACTTGTGTGGAGACTTCCACTGATACTACTAACCTCCTTTTTTACCATATCTGGATGAAAACTATTATTAATTAGGTTTCCAATTTTAAGTGAGTAACTATAAGCGATTATATCATTAAGATTTTTCAGAATAAACTGGTCAAAGGTGATTGTATTGACCGTTGATACTTGGTCGAAGCTCTAGTAAGTAGCCACTCAATTTCATATGGCTCCATTCCAAGCTTCCGTCTCCGACCTTAACGTTTTAAACCACTATCTATAGTAAACTTCCAAAGCTCCTTTCTTCAACTGGTGTGCAGGAGCGCACTTTCGAGTGATGTCTAAACATTGATGGAAAAGACAGCTTAGCTTACTAAGTTCTAGATTAATTATTTATACCTACAAAATTTGGGTCATAACTATTGTACCTAGAACTCTAATTCTGCTCCCCTCAAGAAAGAACCACTTACGAGATAGCCTGATATAAAGTAGGAGTCGTAATTTTAAGTCATTTGCAAAaattacttaatttttttttatttctatttttgtaTATATCATGAAAACTGAAGCTTGTGTGATTGTCATAATATTCAGGCACAACATGCACGATCAATGCTACACCTACTAAAAGACACCCTTGACGGAGTTCAGCTAAACTCACCAGACATTCCATTCGTGATCGCCGACTTAGGTTGTTCTTGTGGCAgcaacacgattttcattatcgACGTAATCGTCGAACACATGAGCAAACGTTACGAAGCTGCAGGCCAAGAACTGCCTGAATTTTCAGCATTTTTTTCTGATCTTCCTTCGAATGATTTTAACACTTTGTTTCAATTATTGCCACCTTTGGCTAATAATGGTTGTGGAAGTATGGAAGAGTGCTTGGCTTCTAATAGTCATCGGTCTTATTTTGCTGCTGGTGTTCCTGGTTCCTTTTACCGGCGTCTATTTCCAGCCAGATCTATTGATGTTTTCTATTCTGCATTTTCTCTGCACTGGCTCTCTCAGGTAATTTTCTTTTTATCTGTTCATTTGGTAAGTTTAAGTTCTGCGCACTTACAAgtaatttttttatattactcCCTTTATTTCTATTTATGTAGCATCGATATTCTGAGAGTCAAACAAGTTATTCTTTAAATGAACTTTTCATatgttttttaaatattttgaactaTCATTATTGTGACTTATATACTACAGTAGTATTATTTTACGCAGTTTTTAAGTATGTAAATTTTATTCAAAAAACTTAGAGATTTCATAGCCGAATTCacaattaaattaaaatatttgacTCTAGCAATTCAAAAgacatcacataaattgagatagaggggGTATCAGGTTAAATTAATCTATAATAATAATTGACTCTTCATATCAAGTCTAATAAGAGGTGGATGCATAATAAAGTTACCGGTTCACCAGAATTTAGTAATTTTGACTCAAACTCCAAATATATGGTAAAGAACTTATAATATATGTACAAATATTAAATCTTGAACCCGATAACTCAAACGATGAGTGAATTCAGCGGCATATTCTaaattcatgaagttcaaattcTTAATCTGTCTCTACCAATTATATCCAGTTAAATTGCTCTGTCGTGTAATTTTCTAAATTAAAGATGATTTCATTTCCAAGCAAATCGAAACCTTTTAGAACAGAGGATATTTTCCACCCACCATAACTTTTGATTGTGCAAAGGTCAACGCAACATGGGCTGCACACATGTATATTATTAATTGCAGTTCTTGATACTATAATTTAATTATCAGTAGTTAGTAGTTCAATTTTAATGGTTTAATTGACAATTCGTGGAACTTAGCctaatatattatattgtgaTTATACAGGTGCCAGATATAGTGTTGGACAAGAGATCCTCAGCATACAACAAAGGAAAAATATACATACATGGTGCAAATGAAAACACAGCTAATGCATACAAAAAACAATTTCAGACTGATTTGGCTAATTTCTTGGGATCAAGGTCCAAGGAAATGAAGAGTGGTGGTTCTATGTTCTTAGCTTGTTTGGGTAGGACTTCTGTGGACCCTACAGACCAAGGTGGGGCCGGACTTCTCTTTGGGACCCATTATCAAGATGCTTGGGATGATCTTGTCCAAGAGGTAATCATTTTTATTCATTCCATTCCGCACCCTTCCCCGGCCGTCGAACAGCCAACTCAGAACTGGTACGGACAAGGGAAATCCGACTGTTTAATTAAAACAGAGCATTACGATGGGCAAGTTTTCAGTCTCCCGGATTTCTTCGTCTTTAATCAGAATTAATAAGGCGAGTGCGTTTCAAATACAACTACTTAATTATTAGAGGTGAAAAAAAAACATGTCTTTAGTAACATACGGCTAATTCATCTAAGTTATACGATtgaattatgatttttttttttacccctccCCCTAGGAGCTCCTCTTTTGCTCTCTTGGTaattcgaacccacaaccttcgGATTGGAGATGGAGGGTGCTTACTAGCTGAGCAATCCTCTCTTGTCAATCGAATTATGACTCGATTGATAATATGACTCACCAGATTGAATTTGTTCTGAGATCGCTCAAATTATTGGGTTAAAATAGGTCAACATAACATATAACTAGACAAGTCAAATGCAACCCAAATACAAACCTAGAAAATCAAACTTAGAGATTGGGAATTATGTAAAATTGAAAGAAATTAAGCTAATAATTTAAGAACAATACATTAATAttcatattatttttttaaaagagcaAAATAAATTAGCGGGGCTGAGACATATTGGATGGTTTCTGTCTTGATTCATTATTTGACGCATCTTACTCCAACCTATTTCGATTCAAACAAAATTTGGACGAATAGAATTATGACCCGTTTATTGATTCATGCTAACCCGTTCATTTGTCATCCCTAATAATCAGTATTGGTGTATGTTTTACAGGGTCTAATTACTAGTGAAAAGAGGGACAAGTTTAACATCCCAGTATATGCACCAAGCATTCAAGATTTCAAAGAAGTGGTAGAAGCCAACGGCTCATTCAAAATCAACAATCTCCAAGTTTTTAGGGGAGGTAGCCCTTTAGTGGTTAACCACCCGGACGACGCTACTGAAATAGGACGAGCCCTCGCTAACAGCTGCAGGAGCGTTAGCGGGGTGCTCGTCGATGCCCACATTGGCGAACAGCTCAGTGACGAGCTGTTCAGCCGAGTGGAGGAACGTGCCACACGCCATGCAAAAGAACTCCTTCACAATCTTCAGTTTTTTCATATTGTTGCTTCACTTTCTCTTGTGTAGAAAATTAAATGTTTAGAATTTCAAAAGAGACACAAGGGGCTAGTGAAAGTCTATATGTCTCCGGTTTAGAATGAAATTGTTAGATTTCGACTGACTGTAGTTTGGCTTGGCTGATAATATATGGATGGAAAAATTCAAATTAACTCTTGAATTATTCAATTTGTCTTTCACTTGTTATTTGTTTATCTTGCCATCCATGAAAGTATCTTATTTTGTTAATTTTGTCTCATATATGCCCCTCTCAAATGATAATTCAGCTTGATTCTGACATTTATTATGGTGAAGTCGCATAGACTAATTTATCCCAAAGTTATCTAGATATACCCTCCGTAATAATTTGAAGTATGTCCTGAATAATTGAAAGGACATTAGCCAAACCATACTAAGTTGTTCACAGTGGAAAAATGTTCACATGGCATAACTTGAGGTAAAAGATAACCGTAGGGCTTTCatggagtaaaaaaaaaaaaaagaacagagGACAAATATAATACAAATCGCAAACGTCAGGAATATACTTGACCGTTACCCTATATGTAATCTTGGGTTAATTTCATGGATAATGATGATCACTCCATTTTCGTTTTATTACGCTCAGGTCACTAAATTATTTTGTAACAAAAAAGTAACTCAATTTTAATTAAGAATCACGAAGTCACTAGACTAATTTTTTTTAACCAGCCACTCAATTATGCCTAAGTATCACAAAAAGTCATCAagaaaaaataaaggaaataattttgtgatacttaagaaaaattgtgTGAGTTTCTGGATACAAAAATAATTTATCGACTTTAATTTCGTAATATACTTAAATAAAATTGAATGATCTTTCattacaaaaaaataatttagtGATTTTagtgaaataaaataaaagacaTAATCTTTGCTTGAGTATTATAGAAAATCACACTAGGAGGAAATAAATAAGATATTTTCTATGATACTAGATAAAGTTTGATTATTCGCAAAGTATCCCTAAAATCATGTTTATTTCAATTCTTGTTTAAACAGAACATTATTGCGTCTATACAGTTCTGGGGTCAATCATGTAGACATGTACCTAACCTTTGCCATTATCTCCATAACGTGAAAGAAAGAGAAATCCTTTTGAAAGACAGAGAAATCCTTTCTATTTAGTCTTAGTCGTGAATTTGTTATtctaatttcttcttcttttttattttcataaAATACCTTATTGTTGTTTCTTCTTTACTCCCTCCGattcaaaataattgaggttttaaaCTTGGGCACATGTGAATTCACTAACTCCTAATTGATAGTTAAGAGGGCTTTTGCTAAGATACtcttaattatgattttcttttcttgttaGTTGACATAATTATTATGGGGATATGAGAGTGTGTCAAGGGCCAATTTGAAAAAGAGAACTACGAGTAATTGCTTTCATAATTTTGtgaaacctcaattattttggaccgacTTTTAGAgactaaaacctcaattattttaaACCGGAGGGAGTAATTAATTTGATTTGATGAGGATTTCAAGGACAAGCAATTTTAGCTAGCTTCATTAAATTGGGGTTTAAAATCAACACAAcaattattatgatgttgtgaggGACTTCAATTATCTTGGTTGACCAATATCCCAGGTGATCCCGATGGATGCTGATACAAGTCTAAAACGTCTTTGTTCTTCATTTATAGGtaagagtttaagttatatgtattgatAATATAAAACTTATTTACATAATCAGATTATTTATTAAATAATTACAAGTAAATATGTTGATAAGTactaattaacaatttaaaatttGTTACTCATCTTGTTGTGGACCCGACTAATCTGAATTTCTATTAttatgagtttaagttatatgtcttgataatataaaaattatttacataATCAGATTATTTATTAACAGTTGCAGGGAATCTGCTACCTAATTATTACAAGGATCCTATGAATCTTGTTACCTAATTATGACTCTGTACATTACTAGGAATAAAGTCTATATACATTCTGTTACACCTCGCCTCAAGctggaacatatatatatatatatatattgatcatgTCCAACTTGTTACAAAGATAATCAACTCGAGTTCCATTCAACACCTTTGTGAGCAAACCAACTAGTTGCTCTCCTGTCTTCACTTAGCCAGTGAAAGTCAAGTTTTCCTGAATCTTCTCATGAATAAAATGACAGTCAATCTCGATATGGAACTTGAAAGAATGCTTAGCATGAAGGGAGGCAAAGGAGAAGCTAGCTATGTCAATAACTCACAAGCGCAGGTTCATTTTTTTGGTCTTTAATTATCACTCTGATGTAGTTTTTTCTAATTTTGTAAAACTAATCTTCCACTTATGCTGATCTAAGTACGATTTAGATGGacattttgaagtttgaatgattCAAGTGCTAGTCGtttaatttatataaaaaaaaataacctGAATTATGTAACAACTAaactggatttttttttattactgacgAAAAATGGATAATAACAATCAGACTCACACTTATGTGGGAGACTTCCGCTGATACAACTAGCCTCTTTTTTTACAATATATACCCGGATCGGACACAATATTGATTAGGCTTCTAAACTTCAATAAGTAACTATAGACGATTATGTCAGTAAGATTGTCCATTACAAACTAGGCAAAAGTGATTTAAGTATTGACGATTGGTGCTTGGTCGAAGCTCTAGTATGTAGCCACTCAATTTCATATGGCTCCACCCAGGCTTCCGTCTCATACGGCTCCATCCCTATCTTCAGTCTCCGACCTTAACATTTTAAACCACTATCTATAAATATATTTTTCGCCTGAATAAAATCTGTTGTTTTTCAAGTGATGTCTGAAAATTGGTACTTGTGCTACGGAAAATGCATGCCTGTAGGCATAAATAGATCGAAGATTTTGAGTTTATGAGTTTTGCTAACCAGAAAAAGCATATATTAAGTGAATTTTTTAAAACAAACATAAGATTTTGGCCAAAACTACTAAGTTTTGTCACTCACGAGCTGGCCGAATATAACGCAGGACTAGTACTTTTATCTCACTTGCAAAAATTAGTTagcttttttatttctttttgcgTATATATCATGAAAATTAAAGCTTGTGTTATTTTCATAATATTCAGGCACAACATGCCCGATCAATGCTACACCCTCTAAAAGATGCCCTAGACGAGGTTCAGCTAAACTCACCTGACATTCCATTCGTGATCGCAGACTTAGGTTGTTCTTGTGGAAGCAACACGATTTTCAATATCGACGTAATCGTCGAACACATGAGCAAACGTTACGAAGCTATAGGCCAAGAGCCACCTGAATTTTCAGCATTTTTTTCTGATCTTCCTTCAAATGATTTTAACACATTGTTTCAATTGTTGCCACCTTTGGCTAATAATGGTTGTAGAAGTATGGAGGAGTGCTCAGATTCTAATAGCCACAGGTCATATTTTGTTGCTGGTGTTCCTGGTTCCTTTTATCGGCGTCTATTTCCGGCTAGATCTATTGATGTTTTCTATTCTGCATTTAGTTTGCACTGGCTCTCTCAGGTAAATTGTTTTCTCTGTttccatttatttatttatgcaggGAGTTcaaattttgagagtcaaacatGTTTTTTCTAGCGCAATATTTTCACAAGTTTCTAAATTTATAATCTTTTTTTCAAAACACTTAAAATTCTATGTCCGAATTCAAAATCAAAACTAAAAAATTTGACTCTTGAAATCCGGAAAATATCATATAAATTAGAATAGTGGGAGAATCATGTCAAATTGATCTATAGTAATAATGACTTTATATCAAGTCTAATAATGATATCTTGTTCTAAGGGGTGGATGCATAATAAAGTTACTAGTTCAGCCGAATCTAATAATGTTGACTCAGATTCCGTATATGTATTTTAgaatttataaaatatgtacaaaatttaaattttgaacccAAAAACTCAAATGATAAGTGGATTCAGTGGCATCCTAaactcataaactttaaattctgAATACATCTCTATCTATTATATCCAGTTAAATTGCCCTGTAGTGTAATTTCCTAAACTAAAGAGAATTTCATTTTCAAAGCTCGAAGCGAGACCTTTAATTAAGAGCGGAGGATATTTACCACCCACCGTAACTTTTGATGGTGGAAGGGTCAACTCTACATGGGCTGCACACATGTATATTAATTGCAGTTCTTGATACTATAATTTATCAGTAGTTAGTAGTTCAATTTTAATGGTTTAATTGACAATTCGTGGAACTTAGCctaatatattatattgtgaTTATACAGGTGCCAGATATAGTGTTGGACAAGAGATCCTCAGCATACAACAAAGGAAAAATATACATACATGGTGCAAATGAAAACACAGCTAATGCATACAAAAAACAATTTCAGACTGATTTGGCTAATTTCTTGGGATCAAGGTCCAAGGAAATGAAGAGTGGTGGTTCTATGTTCTTAGCTTGTTTGGGTAGGACTTCTGTGGACCCTACAGACCAAGGTGGGGCCGGACTTCTCTTTGGGACCCATTTTCAAGATGCTTGGGATGATCTTGTCCAAGAGGTAATCATTTTTATTCATTTCTTTCTTGCACCATGCCATAAGTTTTAATAAGTCTGCAATTTTGGGTCAAGCTCCTACTATTATTTATTAATCTATATATAAaaactacaattttatatttagATAGGATATAGAGTAGTTTTTaacttttcattttaattcacataaATGACATGACAAtttagtaggtgtttggccatgaaaaccaaatatttttcactttatttggaattttggagttggagttgaagatggagttgtgtttgattataattttttgttttaaaaatacATTAATCTTCACATCATTTTTTTTATCCAATAAATTAAATTTGAAATGATCTATCAAACTATTTGATCAAAACTATCAAATTATTAACGAGGCAAATCAAAATACAAACCAAATTCAAACAAAATTAAAATGAAGAGATTGAGAGCTACATTAATTTGGAAGAAGTTAAGCTAATAAATTTCTTAAAAAATACATTAATCTTCACATCATTTTTTTAAAAGGTTGGGTCATATTGAACGAGTTACATTTCGATTCATTATTTGACCCATTCTGCTGTAACTCATTTTGGCCCAGACAAGTTTTAAATCTCAAGTTAGTAACCATTTACTAATTTTACCTATTTTAACTCGTCCAAATTTGATCATCCTGCTCATTTACCATATCTAATAATCATGTTATGTTTGTATTGAATAACAGGGCCTAATTACTAGTGAAAAGAGGGACAAATTCAACATTCCAATGTATGCACCAAGCATTCAAGATTTCAAAGAAGTGGTAGAAGCCAACGGCTCATTCAAAATCAACAATCTTCAAGTTTTCAGGGGAGGTAGCCCTTTGGTGGTTAACCACCCAGAAGACGTTGCTGAAATAGGACGAGCCCTCGTTAACAGCTGTAGGAGCGTTAGCGGGGTGCTCGTCGATGCCCACATTGGCGAACAGCTCAGCGATGAGCTGTTTAGCCGAGTGGAGGAACGCGCCACGCGCCATGCAAAAGAGCTTCTTCAGAATCTTCAGTTTTTTCATATTGTTGCTTCTCTTTCTATTATGTAGAAAATTAAATGTTTGgaattccaaaagagatgacaAGGGGCTAGTGAAAGTTTATATGTCTCTATCCTTTTTAGAATGAAGCAATGAGTGACTGTAGTTTGGTTTGGCTGATAATTTGTGGATGGAAAATTTTCAGATTTACTCTTGAAAGTTTTAATTTGTCTTTCATTTGTTATTTGTTTATCTTTCCATCCATGAAAGTATCTAATTGCTAATAATCAACCCATCACTTCACATTATCTGGATCTAAAGAACCATTCAAGATATGATATATAGCTCATATCTTTGTAGCAACTGAAATCTTTTTgcataactaaaaaaaaaaatgattctaaGTTGTAAAGCAAAATAGATAGAAAAGATGTGGATAAATGGAAGGatgagagaaagagagaaaaaaaaaataccaatgATATTTGTTAATTTTGTCTCATATTTGCCCCTCTCTAATGATAGATCAACTTAATTCGGACACTTATTACGGTGTGTGAAGTCACATTGACAAATTTATCCCAAGATTATTTAGTTATACCCTCCGTAATAATTTGAAATGTGCCTCTGAATAATTGAAAAAGACATTAGCCAAACCATACTATTTTTTTTCACTATGGAAAATGTTCACATGGCATAATTTTGAGATAAAAAAATTATGGTATGGCTTTCATGGAGCAAAAGATAAATAGAGGACAAATATAATACAAATCGCAATCGTCTGGAATATGTATACTAGGCCGTTTCGCTATATATGATATTAAGTTTTGGGTGTTACCTAGTCCAAGCAAAGTAAATTAAGCTATAtctcctccgtctcaatttatatgacacttttcgcttttcgaaagtcaatttgactaaattttgaagctaaattggataatattaactcaatattttaacattaaaattGATATATTCGAAATCTACGTGagaagtactataagttgcaacttttctcatatcaattcagagaaaaaatacattttaaaatgtcggaaaaaatacattttaaaatgtcAATCAAAGTTCATGTCGTTTGAATCTCGGAAagcgaaaagtgccacataaattggaacagagtGTATAATTA
Protein-coding sequences here:
- the LOC132619253 gene encoding indole-3-acetate O-methyltransferase 1-like, with amino-acid sequence MAPLGDNKDNVVVSNLKLERMLSMKGGKGEASYVNNSQAQAQHARSMLHLLKDTLDGVQLNSPDIPFVIADLGCSCGSNTIFIIDVIVEHMSKRYEAAGQELPEFSAFFSDLPSNDFNTLFQLLPPLANNGCGSMEECLASNSHRSYFAAGVPGSFYRRLFPARSIDVFYSAFSLHWLSQVPDIVLDKRSSAYNKGKIYIHGANENTANAYKKQFQTDLANFLGSRSKEMKSGGSMFLACLGRTSVDPTDQGGAGLLFGTHYQDAWDDLVQEGLITSEKRDKFNIPVYAPSIQDFKEVVEANGSFKINNLQVFRGGSPLVVNHPDDATEIGRALANSCRSVSGVLVDAHIGEQLSDELFSRVEERATRHAKELLHNLQFFHIVASLSLV
- the LOC132617894 gene encoding indole-3-acetate O-methyltransferase 1-like, which encodes MNKMTVNLDMELERMLSMKGGKGEASYVNNSQAQAQHARSMLHPLKDALDEVQLNSPDIPFVIADLGCSCGSNTIFNIDVIVEHMSKRYEAIGQEPPEFSAFFSDLPSNDFNTLFQLLPPLANNGCRSMEECSDSNSHRSYFVAGVPGSFYRRLFPARSIDVFYSAFSLHWLSQVPDIVLDKRSSAYNKGKIYIHGANENTANAYKKQFQTDLANFLGSRSKEMKSGGSMFLACLGRTSVDPTDQGGAGLLFGTHFQDAWDDLVQEGLITSEKRDKFNIPMYAPSIQDFKEVVEANGSFKINNLQVFRGGSPLVVNHPEDVAEIGRALVNSCRSVSGVLVDAHIGEQLSDELFSRVEERATRHAKELLQNLQFFHIVASLSIM